The following are from one region of the Pseudohongiella spirulinae genome:
- a CDS encoding MBL fold metallo-hydrolase gives MIFRQLYDEVSSTYTYLLADERSREAILIDPVFEQLHRDLALLRELDLTLKLVADTHAHADHVTSAWLLKQKTGCQIALSAAAGAENVDRPLKHGDTIGVKGISLEVRATPGHTNGCQTYVLSDHSMAFTGDTLLIRGCGRSDFQQGDAARLYHSITEQIFSLPDDCAIYPAHDYNGRTESSVGEEKKHNPRVGGGANEKDFVHYMHAMQLPHPKKIDEALPANMRSGMPEDGKLPPEPDWADIRITYAGIAEVEPEWVVQNQPSVTILDVRETDEIEEPLTGLNNAISIPLSQLRDRVSEVPGDKPVVTLCRSGKRSSLALGILKNAGHDKVANIHGGILHWHGK, from the coding sequence ATGATTTTCAGACAACTTTATGACGAAGTTTCGTCCACTTACACCTACCTGCTGGCTGATGAAAGGTCTCGCGAAGCCATCCTGATTGATCCGGTTTTTGAACAGCTGCACCGCGATCTGGCGCTGTTACGTGAGCTGGATCTGACGTTAAAACTGGTCGCCGATACCCATGCACATGCAGATCATGTTACCTCCGCCTGGCTTCTGAAACAGAAGACCGGCTGTCAGATTGCGCTGTCTGCTGCCGCAGGTGCGGAGAATGTTGACCGGCCACTGAAACATGGCGATACCATTGGCGTTAAGGGAATCAGTCTGGAAGTACGGGCTACTCCGGGACATACAAACGGCTGCCAGACTTACGTATTGTCGGACCATAGCATGGCCTTTACAGGCGATACCCTGCTTATCAGAGGATGCGGACGAAGTGACTTCCAGCAGGGCGATGCAGCACGACTATATCACTCGATCACCGAGCAAATTTTCAGCCTGCCAGATGACTGCGCCATCTATCCGGCACACGACTATAACGGCCGGACCGAATCGTCCGTTGGCGAAGAGAAAAAACACAACCCGCGGGTTGGCGGCGGAGCCAACGAGAAAGACTTTGTGCATTACATGCACGCCATGCAATTGCCCCACCCTAAAAAAATAGATGAGGCACTGCCGGCCAATATGCGCAGCGGCATGCCTGAAGATGGCAAGCTGCCGCCGGAACCTGATTGGGCGGATATCCGAATTACCTATGCAGGCATCGCAGAAGTAGAACCGGAATGGGTGGTTCAGAATCAGCCGTCAGTGACTATTCTGGATGTGAGAGAAACCGATGAAATTGAAGAACCTTTAACTGGCCTGAATAATGCCATCAGCATTCCGCTGTCGCAGTTGCGCGACAGGGTCAGTGAAGTACCTGGCGACAAACCTGTGGTGACATTATGCCGGTCGGGCAAACGGTCTTCCCTCGCGCTTGGCATTCTGAAGAATGCCGGGCATGACAAGGTTGCCAATATCCATGGTGGTATTTTGCATTGGCATGGGAAGTAG
- a CDS encoding response regulator transcription factor: MPALPPSPADCNRKNSVVILEDDKIYGKVLEFQLRASGFESKLCGSTNALFNHIKTHGNPDIFILDYFLGDEEPTGLEICRRVVTYFNRPAIMLTGNDNVETLVSCLTAGADQYIVKPCDVRELVARIEVTLRRQDTRSSYRENSLTLPLDENISISWENESLQHSDGRISHLTQKELGLLELFLREQNRYIDRRKAFMSLYGYEMDPLNRSIDVLVSRIRKKLRELDDDYRIKTLRGHGYVLYKKK; this comes from the coding sequence ATGCCAGCACTACCGCCAAGCCCGGCTGACTGCAATCGCAAGAACAGCGTTGTCATACTGGAAGATGATAAGATCTATGGCAAAGTACTCGAATTTCAACTTCGAGCCAGCGGGTTCGAATCGAAACTGTGCGGTTCTACAAATGCTCTTTTTAATCATATAAAGACACATGGAAATCCAGACATTTTTATTCTTGATTATTTTCTGGGAGATGAAGAACCGACTGGGCTGGAGATATGCCGACGAGTAGTCACATATTTTAATCGTCCGGCTATTATGTTAACTGGCAACGATAACGTAGAGACACTGGTCAGCTGCCTGACGGCAGGTGCCGATCAATACATCGTCAAACCGTGCGATGTAAGAGAACTCGTCGCACGTATAGAAGTTACTTTACGACGCCAGGATACACGTAGCAGCTACAGAGAAAATTCGCTCACCCTTCCTCTGGATGAAAACATATCAATTAGCTGGGAAAATGAAAGCCTGCAGCATTCAGACGGCAGAATTTCACATCTTACACAGAAAGAACTCGGGCTACTGGAGCTATTTTTACGTGAACAAAATCGGTATATCGATAGGCGCAAAGCGTTTATGTCGCTTTATGGATATGAAATGGATCCATTGAACAGATCAATCGATGTATTGGTGAGCCGAATACGCAAAAAGTTGAGAGAATTAGACGATGATTATCGTATCAAAACCCTGCGCGGGCACGGCTACGTTCTCTATAAAAAGAAATAA
- a CDS encoding PAS domain S-box protein has product MNSDVMVLRVLQQRIPGVTGVYYDDGHFFTDIHGSRFNSRWHDEVISRWASIDVEEKENWFRHGYVMSTADGSEPLLVFPIQLEFHPHTAPKAWLGLSGEALLSLTQEHRALIDFAIQLLDSCKIETLKHFSVTPQMFCVCGFDGRFVAVNSAFAQTLGYSKSEIEALSYLELVHPEDLNSTKQKLSDLSNGDVVRNFRNRYLRKDGQYKLLEWSSSISGDDGLIYAAVQDVTERALAEKAISESNDMLSAVSQALASFIKSDDSQSPFEVMLHHLLSISNSEYGFIGEVLFDEDDNPYLKTHALTNIAWDEATRELYAQSYAEGLKFTNLETLFGQVLKTGELLISNTPYSDPRSGGLPPGHPPLNSFMGLPVRSGEALVGMIGIANRPGGYNVGIAEHLNLLVATCSNLILAFRAEKARHHIQDKLSRSEAAFRVLFDSAADGILELDEDGSIQRSNPAMEKIFGFNSKLLLGMSVSDLFHPDCRSSLAALLSQAKDRDYGVRGELTGHHRLLTEFPVEITVSTMAFGESTHFVAIVRDVSEWKALREELISAKAQADNANKAKGEFLANMSHEVRTPINGVIGMTELALATKLDDEQKDYLETVYESAKSLLRVINDILDFSKIDAGKMTLDLALFDVREYLKRMLGDLALRARQKGIVFEYDFDKRIPQYVNGDAYRLRQILVNLISNAIKFTEYGVVKLIVSAIDGEGDWVKIRFSVRDTGIGITSEQKKDIFKAFSQGDASITRRYGGSGLGLVISSNLVSLMGGHIKMESEFGMGSLFYFDLKFDLSGNSSANLSQRVDESDQIAPEALINSSPDSRVADILIVEDNLINQKLTKEILVKAGHKVTVADNGLRALDLAKERLFDVILMDIQMPVMDGLEATRLIRLMERESGGHVPIIALTAHAMVGDHQRFIEGGMDAYISKPISSNALLKLVGELLS; this is encoded by the coding sequence GTTTATTATGATGATGGACATTTTTTCACAGATATCCATGGTTCACGATTCAATAGTCGCTGGCACGATGAAGTGATTAGTCGTTGGGCCTCTATTGATGTTGAAGAAAAAGAGAATTGGTTCCGTCATGGGTATGTAATGTCCACTGCAGATGGGAGTGAGCCTTTGTTGGTGTTCCCAATTCAACTCGAGTTTCATCCGCATACAGCGCCTAAAGCCTGGTTAGGTCTCTCCGGGGAGGCGTTGCTGAGTTTGACTCAGGAGCATCGCGCCCTGATTGATTTCGCGATTCAATTGCTTGACTCCTGCAAAATAGAAACGCTGAAACACTTCTCTGTAACGCCTCAGATGTTTTGCGTATGTGGGTTCGATGGGAGGTTTGTCGCAGTCAACTCAGCCTTTGCCCAGACTTTGGGCTACTCTAAGTCCGAAATTGAGGCCCTGTCATACCTCGAATTAGTTCACCCCGAGGATCTCAATTCAACAAAGCAGAAGCTGAGTGACCTCTCAAATGGAGATGTAGTCAGGAATTTTCGTAACCGCTACCTGCGTAAGGACGGACAATACAAGTTGCTCGAGTGGTCGTCTTCGATAAGCGGTGATGACGGCTTGATATACGCGGCAGTACAGGATGTCACTGAGAGAGCTTTAGCAGAAAAAGCAATATCTGAAAGTAATGATATGCTTTCAGCTGTTAGTCAAGCCTTGGCAAGTTTCATAAAATCAGATGACTCACAGAGTCCCTTTGAAGTGATGCTGCATCACCTTCTTAGTATCAGTAATAGCGAGTATGGCTTTATTGGTGAAGTTTTATTCGACGAGGACGATAATCCCTACCTGAAGACTCATGCGCTCACCAACATCGCCTGGGATGAAGCAACTCGCGAGTTGTACGCTCAGAGCTATGCAGAGGGCCTAAAATTTACAAATCTTGAGACACTTTTCGGTCAGGTACTAAAAACTGGGGAGCTTCTTATATCCAATACTCCGTACTCTGATCCCCGGAGTGGAGGGCTCCCGCCCGGGCATCCACCCTTAAATTCTTTTATGGGGTTGCCAGTCAGGAGCGGTGAAGCTCTTGTCGGCATGATAGGGATTGCGAACCGACCAGGTGGTTACAACGTTGGAATAGCTGAACACCTGAATTTGCTTGTAGCTACCTGTTCAAACTTGATATTGGCGTTCAGGGCAGAAAAGGCGCGACATCATATTCAGGACAAATTGAGCCGCAGCGAGGCCGCGTTTCGGGTTCTGTTTGACAGTGCAGCAGATGGCATTCTTGAGTTGGATGAGGATGGATCCATTCAACGATCAAATCCCGCGATGGAAAAAATATTTGGTTTCAACAGTAAGTTGTTGCTAGGAATGTCAGTCTCTGACTTGTTCCATCCTGATTGCCGTTCATCTCTTGCCGCTCTGCTGTCTCAGGCTAAGGACCGAGATTACGGGGTCCGTGGAGAGCTTACAGGTCATCACCGTCTTCTAACGGAATTTCCGGTTGAGATCACAGTGAGTACAATGGCATTTGGGGAAAGTACCCACTTCGTCGCAATTGTCCGTGATGTTAGTGAATGGAAGGCTCTTCGTGAAGAGTTGATTTCCGCAAAAGCGCAGGCGGATAACGCAAATAAAGCTAAAGGAGAATTCCTTGCTAACATGAGCCATGAGGTCCGAACGCCAATCAACGGTGTTATTGGAATGACTGAACTGGCTCTTGCGACAAAATTGGATGACGAGCAAAAGGATTATCTGGAAACAGTCTATGAATCGGCAAAATCCTTATTGCGTGTGATCAATGATATATTGGATTTTTCTAAGATCGATGCAGGCAAAATGACGCTGGACCTTGCATTGTTTGACGTCCGTGAATATCTGAAAAGGATGTTGGGTGACCTGGCTTTAAGAGCGAGGCAGAAAGGCATAGTTTTCGAATATGATTTTGACAAGAGAATTCCGCAGTATGTTAATGGAGATGCGTATCGGCTCCGACAGATTCTTGTGAATCTAATTTCAAATGCCATAAAATTCACCGAGTATGGAGTCGTGAAACTAATTGTATCCGCAATAGATGGTGAGGGCGACTGGGTGAAAATCAGGTTCTCCGTGCGGGATACAGGAATCGGTATTACTTCTGAGCAAAAGAAAGATATATTCAAGGCTTTTTCCCAGGGTGATGCCTCCATCACCAGGAGGTACGGAGGGAGTGGCCTTGGTCTGGTGATAAGTTCTAATCTCGTAAGCCTTATGGGTGGCCATATCAAGATGGAATCCGAGTTTGGAATGGGGAGTCTGTTTTACTTTGATCTAAAATTTGATCTTTCAGGTAATTCTTCTGCCAATTTGTCTCAAAGAGTCGATGAATCGGATCAGATAGCCCCTGAGGCTTTGATCAATTCATCACCCGATAGTCGCGTTGCCGATATTCTTATCGTAGAAGATAACCTCATCAATCAAAAGTTGACAAAGGAAATTCTTGTCAAGGCAGGTCACAAGGTTACTGTCGCTGATAATGGGCTAAGAGCGTTAGATCTCGCTAAAGAGAGATTGTTTGATGTGATCTTGATGGATATTCAAATGCCAGTTATGGATGGTCTGGAGGCAACCCGACTGATCAGATTAATGGAAAGAGAAAGTGGTGGGCATGTCCCTATAATTGCTCTTACCGCACATGCAATGGTTGGCGATCATCAGAGATTTATTGAAGGCGGAATGGATGCATATATATCGAAACCAATTAGTTCAAATGCATTGTTGAAACTTGTGGGTGAGCTATTGAGCTAG